The Paenibacillus sp. FSL R7-0204 genome includes a region encoding these proteins:
- the yhbH gene encoding sporulation protein YhbH: MSQPSGPYAFVVSKEDWSLHRKGHQDQERHQQKVREAIKGNLPDLVTEENIILSGGKQIVKVPIRSLDEYRIIYNFRKQKHVGQGDGESQVGDVLGRDSQSAQPGKGDKAGDQPGADTVEAEVDLEDLEDILFHDMELPHLKPKDKEEIEVKSIVFNDIRKKGMMSNIDKKRTLLENLRRNASSGNPGIHSISPDDLRYKTWDDITVPHSNAVIIAMMDTSGSMGTFEKYCARSFFFWMTRFLRRQYEKVDIVFLAHHTEAKEVSEHDFFTRGESGGTICSSAYQKALEIIDSRYPPAKYNIYPFHFSDGDNLTSDNERCVKLIGELLKRSNMFGYGEVNQYNRSSTLMSAYRHLKQEQFMHYVIKDKKEVYQALKAFFGKKEIEA, translated from the coding sequence TTGTCCCAGCCGTCCGGTCCATACGCTTTTGTCGTCTCCAAAGAAGACTGGTCCCTTCACCGCAAAGGCCATCAGGATCAGGAGCGTCACCAGCAAAAGGTCAGAGAAGCCATCAAGGGCAATCTGCCCGATCTGGTTACTGAAGAGAACATTATTTTGTCGGGCGGCAAGCAGATTGTGAAGGTGCCGATCCGCAGTCTGGATGAATACCGGATTATCTATAATTTCCGCAAGCAGAAGCATGTCGGCCAAGGAGATGGCGAGAGCCAGGTAGGCGATGTCCTCGGGCGTGATTCCCAGTCGGCCCAGCCGGGCAAAGGGGATAAGGCGGGCGATCAGCCCGGCGCAGATACCGTTGAAGCCGAGGTCGATCTGGAGGATCTGGAGGATATTCTGTTCCATGACATGGAGCTGCCCCATCTGAAGCCGAAGGATAAGGAAGAAATTGAGGTCAAATCGATTGTCTTCAATGATATCCGCAAAAAAGGCATGATGTCCAACATCGACAAGAAGCGAACGTTACTTGAGAATCTGCGGCGCAATGCCAGCAGCGGCAACCCTGGAATACACAGCATCAGCCCCGATGATCTGCGTTACAAAACCTGGGATGACATCACGGTCCCTCACTCGAATGCCGTGATTATTGCCATGATGGACACCTCGGGCTCCATGGGCACTTTTGAAAAATACTGCGCCCGCAGCTTCTTCTTCTGGATGACCCGCTTCCTGCGCCGCCAGTATGAGAAGGTGGATATTGTGTTCCTGGCCCATCATACGGAGGCCAAGGAGGTCAGCGAGCATGACTTCTTCACCCGGGGCGAGAGCGGGGGGACAATCTGCTCCTCGGCGTACCAGAAAGCCCTGGAGATTATCGACAGCCGCTATCCGCCTGCCAAGTACAACATCTATCCCTTCCATTTCTCGGATGGAGATAATCTGACCTCCGACAATGAGCGCTGTGTCAAGCTGATCGGCGAGCTGCTGAAGCGCAGCAATATGTTCGGCTACGGTGAGGTGAACCAGTACAACCGCAGCAGCACTCTGATGTCCGCCTACCGCCACCTGAAGCAGGAGCAGTTCATGCATTATGTGATTAAGGATAAGAAGGAAGTGTATCAGGCGCTGAAGGCTTTTTTCGGCAAAAAGGAAATAGAAGCCTGA
- a CDS encoding PadR family transcriptional regulator — MALSGNNEYGALTEGVYYILLSLLTPMHGYGIMQNVKLLSNQRVELGAGTLYGALSTLVERGWIKLLAGGEDSRKKEYQITELGKSIVQSEMVRLDELLTNGRKLLGGEV, encoded by the coding sequence ATGGCATTGTCGGGCAACAATGAATACGGGGCGCTGACCGAAGGCGTCTATTATATCCTCTTGTCCCTGCTCACCCCGATGCACGGCTACGGCATTATGCAGAATGTAAAACTGCTGAGCAATCAGCGCGTGGAACTGGGGGCAGGCACGTTATACGGGGCGTTAAGCACGCTGGTGGAACGGGGCTGGATCAAGCTGCTGGCCGGTGGAGAAGATTCCCGCAAGAAGGAATATCAGATTACGGAGCTAGGCAAATCTATCGTCCAGAGTGAAATGGTAAGGCTTGACGAGCTGCTCACAAATGGAAGAAAGCTACTGGGAGGCGAAGTGTAA
- a CDS encoding DUF2812 domain-containing protein gives MSQVVRKFFIDFEKEEAWLNEMSAKGLALVEHSWARYVFEESAKGEYIYRIELLEKDPKEEAGYLQFMEETGAERVPSGTPTKANRAFMNQRWVFFRRKASEGPFQIYTDADSKIKHYQRIYKVYLALAFMELIIGSFNIMLIMLNSSSNIYKINLIVGVSVIILGLFFLWLSLPLRRKIARLQQEKLIRE, from the coding sequence ATGAGTCAAGTGGTACGCAAATTTTTCATAGATTTCGAGAAGGAAGAAGCGTGGCTGAATGAAATGTCGGCCAAGGGATTGGCACTGGTGGAGCATTCTTGGGCCCGTTATGTATTCGAGGAGAGCGCCAAGGGGGAGTATATTTACCGGATTGAGCTGCTTGAGAAGGACCCTAAGGAGGAGGCCGGCTACTTGCAATTCATGGAGGAGACCGGAGCCGAGCGTGTGCCGTCCGGGACCCCTACCAAAGCCAATCGTGCATTTATGAACCAGCGCTGGGTGTTCTTCAGAAGGAAGGCCTCGGAAGGCCCCTTCCAGATCTATACCGATGCAGATTCCAAAATCAAACACTATCAGAGAATCTACAAAGTCTATCTGGCCCTCGCGTTCATGGAGCTGATCATCGGCTCCTTCAATATCATGCTGATTATGCTGAACTCTTCCTCTAACATCTACAAAATCAACCTTATCGTAGGAGTGTCCGTTATCATTCTGGGCCTGTTCTTCCTGTGGCTCAGCCTGCCTCTCCGCCGCAAGATCGCGCGGCTGCAGCAGGAGAAGCTGATTCGGGAGTGA
- a CDS encoding IS256 family transposase — protein MNILPESSLNNLFEKLVKDFVKDNMERLLRAEIQGFMESEEAGASNSRNGYYTRDLHTKYGHIEDLQVPRDRQSLFQTQLFEPYQRRDGWLEEAVIQMYKSGMGTRDVARFIESMFGSHYSPTTVSNITATVLDDIHQWQKRPLSKRYSVIYLDGLYVKLKRGTVRGEVVYFAMGIDEEGQRQILGFYVGGQESSNGWREVLKDLYDRGAQEVLLGVFDGLPGLDAAFKETYPQADVQHCVVHKVRATFHKIRVEHKTDVMEALKTVYTAPDEVVARANFDTVKAKWNKLYPKEMRSWEEQLSTLLTFYNYPLSIRKAIYTSNPIERMNKEIRKRLKPMNSLTNMDAAEKIVYLEMLEYNERHAGRVAQGFGVDAVKKKLKELFETRYPSLPTPEEA, from the coding sequence ATGAATATTTTACCCGAAAGTTCGCTGAATAATCTATTTGAAAAACTTGTTAAAGATTTTGTGAAAGACAACATGGAACGCCTGTTGCGCGCCGAAATCCAGGGGTTTATGGAGAGTGAAGAAGCCGGCGCCAGCAATAGTCGCAATGGCTACTATACGCGAGACTTACACACGAAATATGGCCATATCGAGGATCTTCAGGTGCCCCGGGACCGCCAAAGCCTTTTCCAGACGCAGTTGTTTGAGCCGTACCAGCGGCGGGACGGATGGTTAGAAGAGGCCGTCATCCAAATGTATAAATCGGGCATGGGTACGCGGGATGTGGCCCGGTTCATTGAAAGTATGTTTGGTAGCCACTACTCCCCAACCACGGTCAGCAATATTACGGCTACAGTGCTGGACGATATCCACCAGTGGCAAAAGCGGCCACTGAGCAAACGGTATTCTGTGATCTATTTAGATGGGCTGTACGTGAAGCTGAAACGGGGCACGGTTCGTGGTGAAGTGGTCTACTTTGCGATGGGAATTGACGAGGAGGGACAGCGTCAAATTCTCGGGTTCTACGTGGGTGGCCAAGAGAGTTCGAATGGCTGGCGGGAGGTACTCAAAGACCTGTACGACCGCGGAGCGCAGGAAGTCCTGCTGGGTGTGTTTGACGGGCTACCGGGACTGGATGCGGCGTTTAAAGAGACCTATCCTCAGGCGGATGTACAGCATTGCGTAGTGCACAAAGTGCGGGCCACGTTTCATAAAATTCGGGTGGAGCACAAAACCGATGTCATGGAGGCGTTGAAAACCGTATATACAGCACCGGATGAAGTGGTAGCCCGGGCTAACTTTGATACGGTCAAAGCGAAGTGGAACAAGCTGTATCCGAAGGAAATGAGGTCCTGGGAGGAACAGTTATCCACACTCCTGACGTTCTACAACTATCCGCTGTCGATCCGTAAAGCGATCTACACGTCGAACCCCATCGAGCGGATGAACAAGGAAATCCGCAAGCGTCTGAAACCGATGAACAGTCTGACAAACATGGATGCCGCAGAGAAAATCGTGTACCTGGAGATGCTGGAATACAATGAACGTCATGCAGGGCGGGTCGCCCAAGGCTTTGGAGTGGATGCCGTTAAAAAGAAGCTAAAAGAGCTATTCGAAACACGCTACCCCTCTTTGCCCACACCGGAAGAGGCGTAG
- a CDS encoding alpha-glucosidase/alpha-galactosidase: MSFKVTFIGAGSIGFTRGLLRDLLTVPEFRNIEVSFMDINSHNLDMVTELCQRDIQENGLDITISSTTDRRAALKDAKYVFCTIRMGGLEAFATDVDIPLKYGVDQCVGDTLCAGGIMYGQRGIAEMLEICRDIRETAAPDVLLLNYSNPMAMLTWACNKYGGVQTIGLCHGVQHGHQQIAQVYGLEKSQVDIICAGINHQTWYISAKHEGKDLTAGLLEAFEKHPEYSRTEKVRIDMLRRFGYYSTESNGHLSEYVPWYRKRPNEIMDWIDLDVWINGETGGYLRVCTEGRNWFETDFPNWMKDPALEYIPEKRGEERGSYIIEGLETGRVYRGHFNMVNKGVISNLPDDAIIEAPGYVDRNGISMPLVGDLPLGLAAVCNVSISVQRLAVEAAVHGDDKLLRQAFMMDPLVGAVCNPKEIWQMVDEMLVAGEQWLPQYSAAIAEAKERLASGDLIPTNAGNEGAARLKVKTVDEMMQDREAANKNAGESDKGKDREKVK, from the coding sequence ATGTCTTTTAAAGTAACCTTTATCGGGGCAGGCAGTATCGGATTCACCCGCGGACTGCTGCGCGACCTGTTGACTGTGCCGGAATTCCGTAATATCGAAGTTTCCTTCATGGATATAAACAGCCATAACCTGGACATGGTCACTGAGCTGTGCCAGCGGGATATTCAGGAGAATGGTCTGGATATCACCATCTCTTCCACTACGGACCGCAGAGCAGCGCTCAAGGATGCCAAGTACGTATTTTGTACTATTCGTATGGGGGGCCTTGAGGCCTTCGCTACCGATGTGGATATTCCGCTGAAGTATGGCGTGGACCAGTGTGTAGGAGATACGCTGTGCGCAGGCGGGATTATGTACGGGCAGCGCGGGATTGCGGAGATGCTGGAGATCTGCCGCGATATCCGCGAGACAGCTGCTCCGGATGTGCTGCTGCTGAACTACTCGAATCCTATGGCTATGCTGACCTGGGCCTGTAATAAATACGGCGGTGTGCAGACCATCGGGCTCTGTCATGGCGTACAGCATGGACATCAGCAAATCGCTCAGGTGTACGGCCTGGAGAAGTCGCAGGTGGACATTATCTGTGCCGGGATCAATCACCAGACCTGGTACATCTCTGCGAAGCATGAAGGCAAGGATCTGACGGCAGGTCTGCTGGAGGCTTTCGAGAAGCACCCTGAGTACAGCCGTACCGAGAAGGTGCGGATCGATATGCTCCGCCGCTTCGGCTATTACAGCACGGAGTCGAACGGACACCTGAGCGAATATGTGCCCTGGTACCGTAAGCGCCCGAATGAAATCATGGACTGGATCGATCTGGACGTATGGATTAACGGAGAGACAGGCGGTTACCTGCGGGTCTGCACGGAAGGCCGCAACTGGTTCGAGACGGACTTCCCGAACTGGATGAAAGACCCGGCGCTGGAGTACATCCCGGAGAAGCGCGGAGAGGAGCGCGGCTCGTATATTATCGAAGGGCTGGAGACCGGGCGCGTGTACAGAGGCCACTTCAACATGGTGAATAAGGGCGTCATCTCCAATCTACCGGATGATGCTATTATTGAAGCGCCGGGCTACGTGGACCGCAACGGCATCTCGATGCCGCTGGTCGGCGACCTGCCGCTCGGCCTGGCGGCGGTCTGCAACGTCAGCATCTCCGTGCAGCGACTGGCGGTAGAAGCAGCTGTGCATGGGGACGACAAGCTGCTGCGCCAGGCATTCATGATGGACCCGCTGGTCGGCGCCGTCTGCAATCCGAAGGAGATCTGGCAGATGGTTGACGAGATGCTGGTGGCCGGAGAACAGTGGCTGCCGCAGTACAGCGCAGCTATTGCAGAAGCGAAGGAACGTCTCGCCTCCGGTGATCTGATCCCGACGAATGCCGGCAACGAAGGTGCGGCCCGACTGAAGGTGAAGACGGTAGACGAGATGATGCAGGACCGCGAGGCCGCGAACAAGAACGCCGGGGAGTCTGACAAGGGCAAGGACCGCGAGAAGGTGAAGTAA